Genomic DNA from Oryza sativa Japonica Group chromosome 5, ASM3414082v1:
AATATGGACATACATGTTACCAAATCCAAGCCTCTGCATATTCCATCCAAACACACAGCAACTGCAGAAAATTGACAGGTAGGCAAGAGATATATTGTCCCAGAAATCCATTAGTCCACCAACCCACTCAGGCCTACTCTCCACAAAACGGCGCTCTTCACTTTGAATGAAAGAGTATCTCTTTTCAAGTGATGTTCGTGAGGTTGCTGGCCTGGTGAGTTCAGTTTGTGCTTCTTGGTCAACTTCAGTCAGTTCTGTGTCATAATCCTTCCCAAGAGGACTGATAATGTTATACAATCCAGCAAATGCCGCTGCCCCGATAGCAACGGAAATGGTCAGGCCAACACCGATAGGAGGTCGTTCAGATCTGCGGTATCCTAGGTTGAGACCACATAAGGCATACTGAGCAAAGCAGTTCAAATTAAGGAGGACCACAACCACCATCATGTGCATCCATTCATTGGGCTTGTATGTTCCATTTTTGCAATATGTTTTTCTAAGGACCAAAACATCCTTTTGCTCCCATCGACACAACAGCACAAAGTAATATATCCGCTTTGGGTGTTGATAAAGGCACATGAGTGTGAATAATGCATTCAAAATCTGGTTGTTTACTTCAAACCAGGCATCTCTTTGTGATTTGCTAGGCAATGCACGATTGAGCATTCCAGTCATGACAAGGAATAGTATTGCACCAGATACAGTAACACAAGCAATCCAAGCAAAAAGGGCCATATTAAGAGGCTCTTTTATCCAATCCTTGCACATTACCCACAGATGGCCCCAATTAATTTTCCTGATAAACTGGAAGTGCTCATGATTATCATGGCTGTCAGAGTGGATGGAACGTGAGAACTCATCTCGCTCAAGTGCAAGCTGTCGAAACTTGAATGAAGGCGAAGGACCCAACTTCTTAAACCTGTCACCACTGGAAAAGCGATTACAGAAATTCAGAAACCCATTCCGCTGCTTCCCTTGTCGTGGAACACCTTGAGTAGGAAGAGTACTGGCACCTGGGGCTCCAGTATCATTGTCCACTGTTGTCGACTCTACTAGTTCAACATCCGCTTTAAGATCTTCATTACCATTGGAGACCATTCTGTCGAGCCAGAGTCTCAGATAGTATACGCAAGCTAAACCCCTTTCCAATCTATTTCTAGACTGATGCAATGTTCCACAGAAAGGATCGCTGTACTATAGGTTTGCAAGGACAAGCATATGTATTATTGTCCGCCAAGCTCTGCGCCAAACAGAAAGAGACCCATAATTAAGCAAAGCGCGCCATATTGGTATCAATTTTTTGGACGGATAACTGGAATGTAATGCGTAATTTTACATGCTAATGTTTGTTGCTAAATTAGCTGCCAATGGAGAATAGCCAGCAGAAAGAGCAAAATTTATCATCCATGCAAGCATTAGCTACTGTGCACGCCTCATTCGTACTAAGATTATCCATTGTATGTCTGGCGCCTGAAGGTTGAAATACCACCAAATTGGGCACCGAAACGTTTGTAATTTGAGCCAATAAAGTGAATAAACCCCCATCTATCCCAACACACAGCCATGACCGATTCTAACTTcttcttattattattttttgattgAGGAAAACCATGATTCCAActttatgttttattttttaaatttttttgatatATTATCCGAAGACAAGTGAAGGCAAGCGAGCGAGGCAACCTACAGCGCACTCCATCAAAGCGAGCACAGAAGCAAGAACAGATCCAGTAGCTAACCGTTACTAGAGATGAACGAGAGAGAAGCGGTTCACTCACCAGCTGCAGGCCGCAGCAAGCAGGACGACGGACGCGAAGGAAGGGAAAGAGAGGCGGCCTCTCCCCGCCGGATCCTtgccttcctcctcccgccagccgccgccgctgctgcttcggggggggggggggggggcggattCAGGATTGGGTGGAGTGGGGCGGAGGAAGAaccgaagaagaggaggaggagacaggGAAAGGCGTAACGAGgacttcttttttccttttttttttttttcttctccttctcgaCGATGTGGGGCGGCGGAGTCAACATGGCCGTGCGGGAAAGTCAGATTCCTCCGTCTCGTTTTCCCCGTTACGGACCACACGCACGAAATGCATGCCTCTTTTTCCTCCGCTCCTCCGTCGTACGAAACGGAGGTTAACGAAGCGAACGGTGGTTTCCACGTGAGAAAAGGGGGAGCTTCTCCGCCAAGCGGTTGAACGGCGCGTGGCGTTGGGTGACCCGGCGACACGCGGGATTTTACGCCTTTTTGTccgaataatatattttttttcaacggCTTTTGCGTACAGAGGGATATGGGAGGGGGGATTCAGAGGGGCGGGCATTGGGAGCTTTCCCGGAATGGCGATTGGAAAGTAGAATAATCATTAAGGTGGCAGTTGCAATTTGTTAAGTACAGctcaaaaatatactccctctcgttccaaaataattgtattttttGATTGAAGATTCATCCCTAAATAATTATCACTCTAGAGCACTAATTGCCCCCATAAAtcatagtctttttttttctcaatagaTATAAGTGTCACAATTATTTTTTGATGGAGGTAGtacagtatttttttaatttaaattaaaagttattatattatgGTACGAAGGTGTATATTACGTGAGGATAGTGCACAGAAGAACATTGGGTATAATGGCGTGCACATGTTGAGTATACTTAATCTTTAGCCAGTTGCAAATTATTAGGTCTTTTGGTATTAAATATTTGAATGATCAAGTGCGTCTACagtttatttataatttttcgcTGCTACCACGGAGCTTGACAATAATTATTGCGTACAAAATCCCTTTTCATGTTCAACTGCCACCAaaatttgtttataaacttttTATGCTAACCAGGGAGCTATGAGTCATATTTATTTCATATGGCATCCTTGGGGGAAAGGTGTCTTAAAAAAATCAGGGAAAAAGATGTTTTTGGCCCagtttagatcctccaaaatgGTAAAAGTTTTACCATTTTGTAGcattttttgttattttggatctaaacactagtagcaaaagttgTCAATTTGGTATTTGGcatttgctagtccatagtagcaaattatgccaaaaagtgctttgggaccactccatctctctttctctctcacactttagtgctagaatggcaaaacttttacatacatctaaacaccaactagtacttttgcaatgcaaaaacttttgccaccaaaacttttgccatttgtcatttgtcattccaaatggatctaaacaggccttttatttatttattgctgTTTCTAGTAAATTATCTTCTAGAATTACCAGCCAAAATTGTCGGCTAGATAACTGCGGCTTTGTGTTCGTGTCGCCCTGGCAGAGTACAAGAAGACCAGTGCATGTCGCGTACGTAGGCCTTTTGGGCCCATACACCCCATGTAACGGCCCACTCACTCAGCCAGCCTTAATCATGGCCCGCACCACCCGCGACCCCGTTCCGGCCCAACTAAAATGGGCTACACGTATGCCGCAATCCAGTTCCGATCAGACCAAAATGGACCTAGCGTCCTCACCAGCGTGGGCCGTGGTGGGCTACCAACTTCTCCTCTTCTCATTTTTCACGCACACGTTTTCTCATTCTTTCAAGTTGGTTCAAGAAAATCAATTTCGATCTTTTCTTAGAAAGTTTTTGTTAGCTGATAGAAGCACTGCGCACTCAATTAACGGAATCATGTGTTAATTCATCGATCTGTTTTACGTGTCAAGAGGGAAAGGttgactttaaaaaaaaaaacacaacctcCTAACTAGAGCGAAAAGTAGGGCTTGAAGATGTTTTTCTACTACACGTCACGCGTATGGTTCCAGATCCAGGACTATACGACAACACCTGCTCATCACTTCATCAGCTCATGGTACGGAGGACTTCCTCcatctctaaatatttaacatcgttaatatttttaaacatatttaaccgtttgtcttattcaaaaacttttgtaaaatatataaaactatatgtatacataaaaacatatttaacaataaatcaaatgataataaaataattattaattaattaattttttaaataagatgaacggtcaagtatatttaaaaaatttacggcgtcaaatatttaggaacggaAAGAATAGTTATTAGCCCAACAGTGTTTTCGTCATCATGCGTAAAGGTGCAATATATCGTCCAAGACTGATCAAGGCTAGCTAATGGCTAGTTGCGGAGTAATCACCGAGTAATTAGTGTAGAAAGGACAACGAGTAGCCTGCAAATTAAATCCGAATCTATCGATGGATCAGGTTGCGATCCGAATGATATCTGACAAGACATCGATCACCGTATGTGTGCTCGTCctgaagagagaaaaaacacgACATGACCCAATCGATGGAGCCTGGCTAGCTTTGACATTGTGCAACTCTATATAAGCATAGCAACTGGGGACTGGACACTTCTGCCACTTGAGCTGCGTGGAGTTGCCCTCACAACAAATCACTGAAATCACCATCAACAAGATATCTAGGGGCCGTTTGGTTGCTATCTTCAATTTACGATGTCTAAGGTTTTACAATCGTTTAGTTCATTGTCACATCTGTGACTCGCCACACTTTTCAACCATATGGTCCCACGTATCATTGACCCAATTTTTTAAGTAAGCTTGTCTAAGGTGTTGCTAAGAATTTATGAGCCACAACTTTTGTGACAAGCCACAACTTATCTTAATTGTGGTTTGGTAAAGATAGCCACAAACCAAATAACCCCCTAGAGCATGGTTTTTCTTGCGATCCTGTAGTGGCTATGGTTTTGGATTCTGCGAGGCATCTGTTGCACTACGTCGATGACAACATTGGGttttctt
This window encodes:
- the LOC4339093 gene encoding uncharacterized protein, with the protein product MVSNGNEDLKADVELVESTTVDNDTGAPGASTLPTQGVPRQGKQRNGFLNFCNRFSSGDRFKKLGPSPSFKFRQLALERDEFSRSIHSDSHDNHEHFQFIRKINWGHLWVMCKDWIKEPLNMALFAWIACVTVSGAILFLVMTGMLNRALPSKSQRDAWFEVNNQILNALFTLMCLYQHPKRIYYFVLLCRWEQKDVLVLRKTYCKNGTYKPNEWMHMMVVVVLLNLNCFAQYALCGLNLGYRRSERPPIGVGLTISVAIGAAAFAGLYNIISPLGKDYDTELTEVDQEAQTELTRPATSRTSLEKRYSFIQSEERRFVESRPEWVGGLMDFWDNISLAYLSIFCSCCVFGWNMQRLGFGNMYVHIATFMLFCLAPFFIFNLAAVNINNENLREALGLTGLALCFFGLLYGGFWRIQMRKRFNLPANNFCCRSAEATDCFQWLCCSSCSLAQEVRTADYYDIAEDRSYTEQITARSQHVMTPLSREDGLPLFRSNPGSPYRSSTASPSIFIMESPSAPRRSPGPSPLGGSPTMGDRTMKAPTPSVLHRDGEPEL